The following are from one region of the uncultured Methanobrevibacter sp. genome:
- a CDS encoding molybdenum cofactor biosynthesis protein MoaE produces the protein MIIKVIEAKEDKITMADLINDLKKANKIDYSGAIFTFEGIVRGKEENMNLKKLILTTPDKQKTLKDIEEIVENAKIKYNVFEISVIHYVGEFYTGDSLFLVAVLGGHRGETLNALKEVIEKVKFDVEFKKEEISDNGTKTILAGG, from the coding sequence ATGATTATAAAAGTTATTGAAGCAAAAGAAGATAAAATAACTATGGCTGATTTAATAAATGATTTGAAAAAAGCTAATAAAATAGATTATTCTGGAGCAATATTTACTTTTGAAGGTATTGTTCGTGGAAAAGAAGAAAATATGAATCTTAAAAAACTCATATTAACTACACCAGATAAACAAAAAACTTTAAAAGATATTGAAGAAATTGTGGAAAATGCAAAAATTAAATACAATGTTTTTGAAATTTCAGTGATACATTATGTTGGAGAGTTTTATACTGGAGATAGCTTATTTTTAGTTGCAGTTTTAGGTGGTCACAGGGGAGAAACACTTAATGCACTAAAAGAGGTAATTGAAAAAGTAAAATTTGATGTTGAATTTAAAAAAGAAGAAATCTCAGATAATGGAACTAAAACTATATTAGCTGGAGGTTGA
- a CDS encoding TOBE domain-containing protein, translating into MKRKITEIKTDEFIASVKIHVEELSEITTLITKKSVEELGLKKGDYSLAIIKSTELL; encoded by the coding sequence ATAAAAAGAAAAATAACAGAAATTAAAACAGATGAATTTATTGCTAGTGTTAAAATTCATGTTGAAGAACTTAGTGAAATTACTACTTTAATTACCAAAAAATCAGTAGAAGAACTCGGCTTAAAAAAAGGAGATTATTCTTTAGCCATTATTAAATCAACTGAATTATTGTAA
- a CDS encoding nicotinamide-nucleotide adenylyltransferase has product MEKVRGILIGRMQPVHKGHIEVIKKTLEEVDEIIIGIGSAQRSHELNDPFTAGERVVMLTQALIENNINPGKYYIIPMEDINFNAIWVAHVKMMTPPFSVVYSGNSLVKQLFYEEGFEVRNPPLYDRMNLSGTEIRRRMLEDLNWQELVPQATADVMDEINGVERLKNLSIKEISEIGD; this is encoded by the coding sequence ATGGAAAAAGTTAGAGGAATATTAATTGGTAGAATGCAACCTGTTCATAAAGGTCATATTGAAGTAATTAAAAAAACATTAGAAGAAGTTGATGAAATTATAATTGGAATAGGTAGTGCTCAAAGAAGTCATGAATTAAATGACCCTTTTACTGCAGGAGAACGTGTAGTAATGTTAACCCAAGCACTAATTGAGAATAATATAAATCCAGGTAAATATTACATCATACCAATGGAAGATATTAACTTCAATGCTATATGGGTTGCTCATGTAAAAATGATGACACCTCCTTTTTCAGTAGTTTATTCTGGAAATTCATTGGTTAAACAATTATTCTATGAAGAAGGATTTGAAGTTAGAAATCCTCCACTTTATGATAGAATGAATTTATCTGGAACTGAAATTAGAAGAAGAATGCTTGAAGACTTAAACTGGCAAGAACTCGTCCCCCAAGCAACTGCAGATGTTATGGATGAAATAAATGGTGTTGAAAGATTAAAAAATTTATCTATAAAAGAAATAAGTGAAATTGGAGATTAA